The genomic segment AGTGCACATCGTCTGCGTTCTCGGTCGGGATCGGAGCCATTGCAAATTCAAATCCATCTTCTCTTGGCGCATCCTGCATCTCATTTTCCATCCAGGTTCCGTTTGTGATAAATGCAGCTTTTCCAAGCATCATCTCTGTCTGAGACTCTGTATGGTTCATACCAACAGTGCCCTCTAACAGATAGCCTTTATCTGCAATCTCTTTAATATGACTTAAAGCCTTTAACACACCCTCATTATTAAAGGAACCTTCTTCGTAATTGGCAATCTTAGTAAGTGCTTCTTCGCCGCACTCATTTGCAATTGCCGGCCAGAGCATTTCTTCCATGTATCCCGGATAAATTCCCTGATATGTGAAAAGTGCACGTCCGTCAATATCTTTTACCTTATCACCAAGTGCAAAGAACTCATCCCAGGTCTTCGGCACTTCCAGATTATTCTCATCAAAGAATGTTTTGTTGTAAATCAGACCCTGCGGACCACTGTTGAATGGTGCCAGATAGATCTCATCATCTCCGTATGGTGCACACTTTGTACTGGAAAGGATCCCATCTGTAATATCATCGCGAAGGGTACCGGTTCCAGCATAATTTTCTCCGTCAAAAACATCATCCAGGTTGAGAAGTGCATGATCTTTGATCAGGGAAAGGATTACACCATCCTCACCACCATCGTTAAGACAGATAAAATCAGGTGCATTTCCAGCTACAATCTGTGGACGGATGATATCTCCAATTGTAGGGCTGATAGTCATGTTTACTTTCACGCCCTCATGGCTTTCTTCAAAAAGCTCCACCATCTGATTCCAGTAAGCATCCCCATATCCACCCTGGAAAATGGCAATGTTCAATTCCTGTTCTTCTGCCTCTGCAAATGCAGTAAGCGGGGAAAGTACTGTTGCTGCGCTCATAGCAAGGATCATAGCAGAAGCTGCAAATCTTTTCTTCATAGGTTGTTTCCTCCTTCTTGTTGGCTTTTATTATGTTTGCCTGATGATATTAGTATAATGGAAAATCTTCTTGTGGTAAATTCACAAAACAATTCTTTATATGGAACATTTTTCTGTTATTTTTATATAATATGGATTTTCTTGCGACATATATGTACAATCTTTTTCTATTTGTATTTTAAATGGATTATCTTGTTTTTTTCCTGTATAATAAATCTGTCACAATCCGATACAGTCATGAAAATCAGAACGATTTTTTCCATCTTTACCGGACCATGTACGAATTATTTTTTAGAAATGAGGGACAGCGGCATGGAAAAAAGACAACGATATCAGGGATTTCGAAAATTCAGTATTAGAACCAGGCTGGTCATAGCGCTTTTCCTGATCTCTATTGTACCATTAACAGGAATCAGCTTCTATTCGTTTCATATTTTTTCAGAAGCGCTTCGGGAAAAACTTTCCACTTCCATCTCACAGACTTTATCCATGATCAATCTGAATATGGTAAGTGAGATTGAAAAGTATCAGTATCTCTGCGGCTCCATCTGCATCAGTCAGGAAATCAAGGACGGTCTTCTGAAAAAGGGTATGACAGATACGGAAAAGAATCAAGCCATCAATGAAATCCAACATATGATTCGAAGTAAAATCATCTATCCTGCACAGGCAAAAAACATTACAGTATATGATACAGATGGGAATATTTTTTATGATTTGGGATATGATGGGTTATATTCGGATGATGTAAGCAGGATCCTGAGTCGTCTTGAAGAAGAAAATCAGGATGTATGGGCATACGCACATACTTACCGTAACCGGGACATCCTGATTCTTGGAAGAAGAATTTATGAACAATACAGTCAGAGTCGTGTAATTGGTTATACCCTGATTTCCATTGATGAAAAAATTTTTTCCAAAACAGTACTGGAACCAGTAGGTCTGGCTGACTCTTCCAATATTATGTATCTGAATATGGATGGAACAATCCTTTCTTCCTGGGATCGTAGTATTCAACTGGGGCAAAAAACCGAAAAAAAGCTGCTGAAAAATATTCAAGCAAGACTTCCAAACAGAACAGATTTTTTCAGCATTTACAAAGATGGCGAAGAACAGCTGGTTACTTATATTTTCAATAAAAACCTGAACCAGCTGTTTGTATATACCATGCCATATCATTATATTAATTCTGAAGTTAACACTATGTTTTGGAAAATCCTGGCTGTGGCATTCTTCCTTGTTCTACTCTGCATTGGAATTGTAGCTATGGTGTATCCTGGAATTACCTCCCCCATCAGAAGCATGCTGGATTTTTGCAGGGAATTATCAAAGGGAAATCTTTCCGTACGGATCCAGGATGACCACAAAGACGAACTTTCCGATCTTTCCGGAAGCATGAATCATATGGCAGATACCATTGAGAGCCTGATGAAACAACAGAAAAGCCAGGAAAAGAAAAAAAGAGAATTGGAGCTACAGATGCTTCAATATCAGTTAAATCCTCATTTTCTTTTCAACACTTTAAACAGTCTGCGCTTTGTAGCCGCCATGCATAAAGACCAGATTGTAAGTGATGGAATCCAGGCCCTCAGCAGTCTTTTGCAAAATACACTGACTAATAAAAACGAGTATATAACCATTCAGGAAGAGCTTGAGAACCTGGAAAACTACTTCGCGATTTTAAGAATCCGGTATGCCGGAAGCTTTGAGTACTCTTTTGACGTAGAAGAGGAAGAACTGCTCTC from the Blautia wexlerae DSM 19850 genome contains:
- a CDS encoding carbohydrate ABC transporter substrate-binding protein, which encodes MKKRFAASAMILAMSAATVLSPLTAFAEAEEQELNIAIFQGGYGDAYWNQMVELFEESHEGVKVNMTISPTIGDIIRPQIVAGNAPDFICLNDGGEDGVILSLIKDHALLNLDDVFDGENYAGTGTLRDDITDGILSSTKCAPYGDDEIYLAPFNSGPQGLIYNKTFFDENNLEVPKTWDEFFALGDKVKDIDGRALFTYQGIYPGYMEEMLWPAIANECGEEALTKIANYEEGSFNNEGVLKALSHIKEIADKGYLLEGTVGMNHTESQTEMMLGKAAFITNGTWMENEMQDAPREDGFEFAMAPIPTENADDVHYVFDSCEQFSIPAAAKNPELAKEFLRFLYSDESVSAFAEASGALYATKSAREVAKDKLSTAIYNMYGIYEEATASSLIMSFAAVPADCKVNPKDEIFNPITSVMNDEMTVEEWAQNVEDAFAQVRADMEAAN
- a CDS encoding cache domain-containing sensor histidine kinase, with product MEKRQRYQGFRKFSIRTRLVIALFLISIVPLTGISFYSFHIFSEALREKLSTSISQTLSMINLNMVSEIEKYQYLCGSICISQEIKDGLLKKGMTDTEKNQAINEIQHMIRSKIIYPAQAKNITVYDTDGNIFYDLGYDGLYSDDVSRILSRLEEENQDVWAYAHTYRNRDILILGRRIYEQYSQSRVIGYTLISIDEKIFSKTVLEPVGLADSSNIMYLNMDGTILSSWDRSIQLGQKTEKKLLKNIQARLPNRTDFFSIYKDGEEQLVTYIFNKNLNQLFVYTMPYHYINSEVNTMFWKILAVAFFLVLLCIGIVAMVYPGITSPIRSMLDFCRELSKGNLSVRIQDDHKDELSDLSGSMNHMADTIESLMKQQKSQEKKKRELELQMLQYQLNPHFLFNTLNSLRFVAAMHKDQIVSDGIQALSSLLQNTLTNKNEYITIQEELENLENYFAILRIRYAGSFEYSFDVEEEELLSCLVPKLILQPLAENSVMHGSSDDGSVMEILITCWEENNHLIIELCDNGKGFEVTPAALEPHTNRKKIGITNVNDRIQLNFGKEYGLKVNSHPGEGTTCTLTLPLLYVQELSKDYNS